The Microcebus murinus isolate Inina chromosome 9, M.murinus_Inina_mat1.0, whole genome shotgun sequence nucleotide sequence ATAAATTGTACTCATTCGAAGTGTGTAGTTCAATGAATTCTGACAAATGTACACACCTGTGCAGTGCCACCCTCATGGGTGTGTGACCCCAGTCATGACACCGGCTCCTGCTCTCAGAAGGGCCTTGTGCATGGGGTTTAAAGCTCTGAGTTCATGGTGGGAGATTTCTTAGTTATTTTAcctttgaatttgtgttttgtaaatGAAGTATGGAGTAATGCAACATGTTGGGGAGGGGCTTGGAGCCTTAGTTCCTCTGTGTCCCATCTCCTGTCATCCCCCACTGCCCCCAATCCCCACTCTCACCCACACCTACCCCCACTTCAGGGCAGGGTATAGCGACACCACAGCATATTTGGAGTGAGACACATGAGCATCTTGCCCACTGTGATCATGGCACCAAGCCCATTCAGGCGCAGAAGTTGCAATCAACCCCTTGAGTGTCACCCATGTGCTGTGGGAAGATACCCATGAAGGAGAGTGTTCCTGTACTCAAGGAAACACAACAtgaaacagtaaataaaaacagCATGACAGGTTGATAGAGaccagagaaaaaaaggaaagttttacAACTTAGCACCTttagtggcatttttttttcttgcttctccctattttcattttgcactgagcCATGCAAATTACCTGTGTAACTACCATGGCGATCAGGACAGAGGGTATTTCCATCACTCCTAAATTTTACCCTTAGCTCTTTGCAGAGTCAGTCCCCCCGGCACTCCCCAACCaccagtttacttttttttttttttttttgagacagagtctcgcttgttgaccaggctagagtgagtgccatggcgtcagcctagctcacagcaacctcaaactcctgggctcaagcaatccttctgcctcagcctcccgagtagctgggactacaggcatgtgccaccatgcccagctaatttataatttataactaatatatatatataatatattagttggccaattaatttctttctctttatagtagagacggggtcttgctcaggctggtttcgaactcctgacctcgagcaatccgcccgcctcagcctcccagagtgctaggattacaggcgtgagccaccgcgcccggcttccagtttactttttttttttttttttttttttttttggggacagagtctcactttgttgtccaggctagagtgagtgccgtggcgtcagcctagctcacagcaacctcaaactcctgggctcaagcgatcctcctgcctcagcctcccaagtagctgggactacaggcatgcgccaccatgcccggctaattttttatatatatatcagttggccaattaatttctttctatttatagtagagacggggtctcgctcttgctcaggctggttttgaactcctgaccttgagcaatccgcccgcctcggcctcccaagagctaggattacaggcgtgagccacagcgcccggccccagttTACTTTTAAGAcagctgaattttaaaacttgcaGCAGGGCTCTGGACCTCTGATCAAGAACTTGGGAGAAGCATTTAGGAGTGATCCCAATTGTTAACCCAGGAGAGCTGAGATGACCCAGAGGATAGTAAGCAGGGAGGGTGAGCTGCCCCTGTCCAGGGATTAAGAAGAGAAAGCCCATAGAGGGCAGAAGAATTGACCACATCAAGGCCATTTGGACTCATGAAAAGATATTGGAACTTAGGTTTGCTTTGTCAATGAAGGATTGTGAGACCTACAATATAAATACTCCCCTTTGGAAGCCAGTTCATCTTTCAAGAGAAAGCAAACCGAACATCTTATCTTCATTTGCAGAGCCTTTTAGGACCTCACCTCTGCTTCCTTGTCTAGTCCCCTCCTCCAGTCCCTGATTTTGGCATAGTTGACCGCCCTGTCACCCAGATCTCAGATGCaaagtcacctcctcagagaggccatCCATCCCCCATCACCAATCTAAAAGGGCACCCAGTCGTCACATCAGTTTAATACACCCAATGCTATACACTGTATTACTCCTACCACTTTTAATGTCTCCAGGCCCTCCATTTCCCTCTCTGCCCACTCCCTCCAAAAAACCCTTAAGAACAAGGACTGTGCCCTCATTCTGGGCCAAATTCCCAGGGTCTAGAAAAGTGTAAAGCACACAGCAGACGCTCAGTAACTgctgaaaaaaaggaaatgagggtCGCGCCCCCAAACTGTAGTCTTCCCCTTCGGGAGGGATGAACTCACAAGGCTGGAAGCGGAACTATCTACTACATGTATCCTTTCTCGCCTGATCCCACCAAGGGTATGGGAtcccccactcctcctcctcgtTACTCTCATGGGGCCTGTACACGGCTCTTTTGCAAACATTTCCCCATGTTACTCTCACTTCACCCTCAAAGTCCTTATTCCCGTCTTCCAAAAGAGGCTACTGAGTCTCCGATGACTTTTCCACGGTTAGCCGAGTGCATGGCCGAGCCTGCACTCTCGGCCCAGCCGGCTGGCTAGAAGGCCAGCGCCTCACCCCTCCGAGTGCCGCCCGGTCCGGACGCCCCAACTCCGAACCGGGGTCCGCGCGCTCGCGGCCGTCATCGCAGTCGCTGGAGGTGACCGCCCAGCTCGCGCAGCGCAACTGGCAGGCCGGACCGCGCGGACGCGGCAGAGCAGGCGGGCAAGGGCGCCGGCTGGGAGGCGGCGCTTGGCCCCCGTGCCCCGGCAACGGGTAAACagcgcgcggccccgcccccggagTGCGTTCGCAGCGTTTGCGCGCGCGCggctctgccccgcccccgcggTCTCGGAGCGCCGTGCGGGTGCCCGGCGTGGGCGAGCGGGGGCGCGCGCGCAGGGGCTCGGTGTCCCGCGGCGCCCTGAGCCGGCCGCTGTCTCCTCAGCGCCTCCGCCGTGCCGCGCGGCTGTGCGGACGCCGGCTGGCTCCGGGCGGGCGGCGGTTCGCCGGCGACGGCCGAGGAGCGGGCCGGGGGCGCGGCAGGAAGGGGTGCGGGGATACTGCCCCCCAGGGGTGCGCAGAACTCCGTCCTCCTGTACTTCAGGACCTGGAGCCCATGTCGCTTTCGCCTGCTCGGCTGAGAGAGGAATTGCCATGGTAATACCCATCTTACCCGAGGACCAGGGGTCCCCAGGCGCTCGCTCCGTTTCGTCACAGGCCGCCTGTTAGCGGCGCGCCTTCGCCGAGGGCATCTCCCCTCACCGCGGCTGCTGTCCGACCCAGCCGTGAGGACACTGGCCCAAACATGAGGGATGTAGGGGGTCACCAGCCGGTCTGCGCCTGCCCATGGGGACAGCAGCCGCAGAGGCAGGGTGAGCCTTCTTTGTGTTAGTTGGTTGAGTTCCTTGGTTCTGCCGAGCAACTTTCACCTAGAAGGCGGGAAATAAAGGGACGTCCATAGCGTAGTGTGGAACCCCAGGGCGCCAGGACAAGCGACAGCGACTGGTCGGGGCACTGAGCTGCCGCTGCTGCCCTGGCCCCACGCGAGGGGTTCGCTGCAGAGTCAGGGAGAAGTAGGTGAGGCTGTTCCTCAGCTTTCATCCAGTCACTTGCAACCTCCTTCCCACCGCCACTGTTCTTTCCAGAGGGCTGTGACCTGTAGCCCCAGTCCCAAGTCCTCAGGGAGGCACATTGCTAAACTGAGCACTGCGCTGCTTGACCTGTGCGTGCAGAGCCCTTGGTGAGGGGCCCTCAACCTCTTGAACTTTGTCCACCACGTTACCctctctgcttaaaaaaaaaaccctccatgCCACACTAGACCCACATTCTTCTAGAAGCTTCTTGCACCTACCCTGCCTGGAGCAGTTGATGTGTTTTCTTTGAGATGCAGCTAAGGACTGTGCTTCCCTATTGCTCCTTAAAGCCCACCTTGCTTCCAGGCCAACTGGCTCCTGGAGCTTTGCCTGTTTTGCCTTGGGAAGCCTTACTCCTCACCCCCATTAAACTGTAGTGTAGAAATATGATCTGTGAGTTTCTGTGTTCCTTCCAGTTTGTGTAAAAGTACTAAATCTCTTGATTAAATTGAGAGCCATTTCTGAGTTACTTCACATGGTTGACATTGCTGTTTTCTTTCAGCGCCCAGAGAACTGAAGCAGAATGGTGTACAAAACCTTTAAGCTAATGGCTTTCCCCTGCTCCTTTGATAAAGGTCAAACACATTAGTTCCCAGAGCCTGCAGGCCAGAGCTGCACCCTGCCTACCTTTCCTGCCTCAGTGCCTTTCACTGGCCCCCCTTGGTTGCCTGTGGCTGGCCACATTGACTGTTTTGGGTTTGGGGTCCCTTCCACTGCATGTTCTCTCCAGCCTTTGCACAGGGTTTTTGCTCCGCCTGGGAATTTCCTACTGTCAGCCCACAGGCctctctttaaccacttcggtaccggCATCGACCAtggtcaatagccacagatgaatgcacagtGACTTTAGATGCCAGCCGTGATTTGAAGGCGAACAGCCGAGcttcgactttagccgacagctgtgatatgacttttctaatttttcatttatcaaaattatgaacatttaaaagtaacgtaatgaaaacatatatgtatatgttacctattctgatttacattacaagtaaagctgcctgtaaagtaaaacaagctttcagtgctttaaagctttcctcatcacacaagagcaaaacggattcattgtcaatgcacagcacaaactatcctgcagactatgagtgccggctgtgggcaaggtttcacagccggtgagcgctgtaccgTAGTGGTTAAGAACCCTTCCTTGATGTCCCAGGTAAggccagcccctgcctctcctgTGCTGTCAGATGCCGTGTTTTGTGGGTGTTATAGGGCCCTTCCTTCACAGCACAGCTGGTGATGTGTTTGCGATTCGATGGCTGGTGTCTTTCTCCCTCACTGGACTGCATCATGAGAGCGGTAACCCTGTCTGCCTTGCTTGCTGTCTAATACAGAGGGCCTGGTGCTCAgtaggtatttctttttttttttttttttgagacagagtctcactttgttgtccaggctagagtgagtgccgtggcgtcagcctagctcacagcaacctcaaactcctgggctcaagcaatcctgctgtctcagcctcccgagtagctgggactacaggcatgcgccactatgcccggctaattttttatatatatatatcagttggccaattaatttctttctgtttatagtagagacggggtctcgctcttgctcaggctggttttgaactcctgaccttgagcaagtcgcccgcctcggccttccaagagctaggattacaggcgtgagccacagcgcccggcctctcagtaggtatttcttaaatatttgttgaatgaatgaaagaggcatcttaaaattcagaaaagcaGAAATCTACATGCCTTCTAAATTATGTTCTGCATTGCATCTTTCttgctatttattcattcactcagcagaAATGTTATTCATCCTGACAATGTACCAGATATTGGTCTAGGGCAGGGAATTCAGTTGTGAACTCATAGACTAAAGGCTCTGGTTAGAGAAACTAACAGTAAACACATAAACAATTACTATTAAATAGTAAAAAGTGCTGATGGTGAGGAGATAGAAAGTGACACTGCCAGGGGTTGTTGGGAGGGAGACCTTCTGTACCTCCCCTTGCTTGAGACAGTCCCAGTTTATGTTCCTTTATGTTTGTTGAATTGTCTTGGTTTGggcaataaattatatggtcaccctaGTTATAGGCAGGGACGTGATATTTTAGCAGAGGCCAGcataaagagaagaaacaaattatGCCCCTTCAGTGTAGTGTTATTTCAGATCTTTTGAATCTTTTaggcaaaagatttaaattttgatgGTGAGTTTATTAACATGTTTTTCATGGATTGCAGGAAGAGCAAGGCCTGTGCAGGAAAGAGCTTAGAGAGTTGAGAACCAGAAGAAAGTCCTGTGTGGCTGGGGCTGAGTGGTCTTCCTTAAGGAGTTTGGAGGGTTTTAAGTTAGGAGCTGTGTGTTCTGAGACCAGGAACAGCCAAGAGCCACAGAGTCATATTGAACCAACTCAAGGAGTGGATGGGcccagaaattaaaatgtttactcTCTTGTAATAATTTCTTAACAGATTCATTGAGGTATAgtggatatattaatacaataaattaCACACTTAAAATGCGTACTTTGATAACTTTGGCCTATGTGTACACTCATgaagccatcaccacaatcaaaataataaacatgtcCAACATGCCACAatgtttccatcaccccaaaagtttccttgtgctCCTTTGTAATTGACCTTGCTCTCTTCCCCATCTTGCACCCCACTCCCTCCCAGGCAACCACCGACTGATCTGCTGTCTGTCTCTATAGATTAGTTTGTAATTTctaggattttatatatatggcATTATAcagtatgtgtttttttttctttcttttttagtctgCCTTCTTTTACTtacataattttttgaaattcatccatgttgtagcatatatcaatagtttattgctgagtagtgtttcATTATATGgttataccacagtttatccattcttttgggttgtttccagtttttagctattacaaataaagctactatgaacattcctgTACCAGTCTTTgaatggacatatgctttcatttctcttgggtaaataccttaGGAGTGGGATGGCCATATGGTAGGAGTATGCTTAACGTTTTAAAGAGGCTGCAAACTGTTTTTCCAAAGTGGTAGTATCATTTTAGATTTCCACTAGCTGTGTATAAGAGTTactgtttctccacatcttcaacACTTGGTATAGTCAGTCTTCTTAACTTGAGCTGTTCTAATCAGTCTATAGTGGTATCTCATAGCtttaattgcatttctttaatggcttaatgatattgagtatcttttcatgtgcttattttccatctgtatatcttctttggggaagtgtctattcaaatcctttgaccattttttttattGGGTGGTTTTCTTATTATAGTGTTTTGAGAGTTCTATATTCTCAATATAGGCCTTTTTCAGATAgatgatttgcaaataatttctcccagtctgtggcttggcttttcattcttttaactgtATCTTTTAAAgatcagaagttttaaattttgatggtgagtatatcaACTTGTTTTTCATAGattgtgcttttagtgtcatatctaagaaatctttgccaaacCCAAGGCAACAAAGGTCTTCTCCTATATTCTAGAAGtgttatagtttttcattttatgtttaggtctatgatacattttgagttaatttttatatatactacaACTGTGGattgaggttcatttttttttgcaagtgGATATTCATTATTCCAATACCATATATTGGAAAGATTATCCTTGCTCCACTGAATTTCACtgacacctttgttgaaaattagtttttCATATATGTCTGGGTCTATTTTTGgactctgtattctgttccattgatctatttgtctgtcttGATACAACTGCCATGCCAACTTGatactgtagctttataaaaattcttgaaataaaataatattagtcctccaattttgttctttttctaagtcctttgcttttccatatgaattttagaatcttCTACAAAAAGATGAGAACTTTGGATAAAAATGTCAAACCATTCTGTCAagtctttttcatttccttgtgaattttagaatcaatttgccAATTTCTACAAAACAGTGAGAACtttgaataaaaatgtcaaacttcTATGTGAATTTTAGTTCTCAaaccattttaaagattaaaacacacacatattaagTGTGGTTGAcatgtaaaaatgtataaagtcaTAAAGAAAGCCAAGACCCCAAATCTTTAAGAATTCTGGCAAAATGTGCATCCCACACCCTGTGGGCTGCTTTATCAGCAGAGTGCAGTCATGTTGGGCTTTgtattatttctcttcctttgggtTTTCTCAGAGAAGTCAGGACTGTGTTGCAAGATACTTCTCATCTTCATTCCTGGGTTTTGTATTTAGGAATGTCATTCCATTTCGCCtagcaaaaaatgtattttagtgtTTTTAGCACATTaactatgtttttctttgtttagcttgggacattttaaaactgaaatgctATGACCAGGACAtctattttatacaaatatttagcCCTTACAGGTATCCTTGATAATTTATAcgttcctcttctttctcttgcctagaagagacactttttaataaaacacttccatctgttatttttgtatgtgtgggTCAGAGGATATAAAGGAGTTCAACTCAGTTTCGAGCAGCTATAGCAAAACTTTGCAAATAGTTTATTTCTAGATTAGGATAGTATCCATTCATTTTTCCCAGAGGACACTGACTTCGTGGGGTATTCCAGGAAAGAACACAGGCACTGAGCCTGGTGGATGTTGGTTTGCATGTCCTGAGCAACCTTGCTGAGATAGGAATAACACCTACCTACCTTGAAATACAGCTCTGAGAATGAGTGGGAATAAGTAACGTTCACTGAGTGCCTGTTTAATAAGGCAGAGACTACTTGCAAAGCAAGtgccaaaatatatatttgtgtccTGATTATGTAGTTTGTTTTTAACttacttatgaaaaaaattttttttctgagacagagtctcattctgttgcctgggctagagtgtcgtggcaacagcctagctcacagcaacctcgaactcctgagctcaagcaatccttctacctcagcctcccaagtagctgggactacaggcatgcaccaccatgcctagataattttttctatatatttttagttggccaattaatttctttctatttttagtagagacggggtctcgctcttattcaggctagtcttgaactcttgggctcaaatgatcctcccaatcctcggcctcccagagtactaggattacaggcatgagccattgtgcccggactattatgagaatttttaaacacatacaaaaatacaattataaaatgagTCTCCATATGTCCATTTCTCAGATTCAGAAATTACCAggattttgccacatttgctttatctgtCCTTTTGGGGGATATAGTGGGGGACACTGCAGTGTTTTAAAGCACATTTCAggctttctttcatttcatccCTATAGATTTCAGTGTGCTGCTCTGAAAcatgaacattttcttctatgaaCCAATGCCATTATCCAACCTAACAGAGTTAATAATTCCTTGATATTATCCTGTTTTCCTGATTgtcataaaaatgtctttttgcaGCCCTCGTTTAAATCAGACTGCAAACAAGGTTCACATATTGCATTAGGTTGGGTCTCTTTTAATATGGGGTGTTTAATAAACATCCTTCAAATTAGATTTTAAGCAGCCTCTCCCATTCCATACAaacatgttttttgttgttgctgttttgattGGTTTCcttgtaggatttttttctccttaagttTAATACAGAAATGTTGAAAATCTTGTCATGGTTATAAAAACtaatcccccctcccaccccgtATTTATACTTGTCTTTGAAAgccaaaaaaagggaagaaaggaagaggaggccgaggcaagtctcatgggaagaagcagaagaaaccAGATGTAGACATCCTCAGCCCAGCCGCCATGCTGAACCTCTACTACATTGCCCACAACGCCGCTGACTGCCTGTACCTGCGAGGCTTCCGGTGGCCAGGTGctcccaaagggaaaaaaggcaaaagcaaGACTTAAGTGATGGCATTTCACAACCCATCTCTGTTGTGGAGATCAGAACGTAGGGAAGAGAAATCAGGATAACACAACTATTGCAATCAAAATAGACTTCACGGAAGACAACTTGAAATGCAAGCTAAGTGTGCTTTTCTGTGGTAGTTAGTgataaagaaatgcattttacttCCTCAGATAGACAAGTATGGTCAGCCACTTTGATTTTTCAGAAGTTAATGGTGAAAAAAGTAGTCTGAGTAATTCTTGCCCAGTGTGGTGGAATTGATtgtatgttaaaaaattattatcatcataATTTTGGGTCAGAATTAAACTTTGCTCTCAAAAGGCAGTTCTAGTTTGCATGAATTGTTCTCTTTTGCCAAAGGGGGTTTGTTATTTAGAGAAGACACAACAAAAAGCATAGCATATACTTACGAACATTTCTTTCTTGAgcatgctttcctttttttccccttctttctccccctttttttttcatggaaaataataaacattttgtttctatgattttCTTCTCAACAGTCTGACTCTTTGCCTGATTTGAATTAGCCACCGACTCCAGTGGAGACTGAGATTGTCACTACTGCTCTGACCTTGCCGGGCCAGTAAAGAGAGGGTTAGAAATGGCCGATGGAGTGCAGTGCTCAGAGGACAGGGAGAGTGAGCAAATCCACACTCATCCCTCTCCTTTCTATCTCATTGGCTCTTCTCCCTACTTTCCTCCACACTTACATTTCTTTCCCCCTTCTGCCAGCTTTCTTTTAAACTTGGCTGACCCCGAGTTATGGAACTGGTGCCAGGACCTTGCCATGGGCAGTCGGCTGCTATCCTGAGATCTCCCTAGCCCTGTGGGGAGACACTTGAGAGAAAACTGTAGTTTTTTTGGCTCCAAAAGCCTAATTTCCCCAAATGTGAGCAgtgaaaacaaagtttttttattttatcttgttttttgagacagagtctcactctgttgcccgggctagagtgccatggcatcagcctagctcacagcaacctcaaactcctgggctcaagcgatcctcctgcctcagcctcccaagtagctgggactacaggcatgagccaccatgcctggctaattttttctatatatttttagttggccaattaatttctttctattttttttttttttagtagcgacggggtctcgctcttgctcaagctggtttcaaactcctgaccttgaacgatcctcctgcctcagcctcccagagtgctaggattataggcatgagccacagtgcccggtcaaaacaaaggtttttaaatGCAGATGCCATCCCCACCTTGGGCTCTACCTCCCTGGCCCCTCTCAGCCCTCACTGACACCTGTACTGTGGTCTCCACGTGCAGCTCTGAGCCCAAAGCTCATTCTCTCTGCGCAGCGCATTCTCAGGGATGTTCTGGTTCATCTGAATTATGATTATGCCTCAGGTTGCCTTGTGAGGAGCTCAAACATTCATGAAATTTGCTAAGGGAGGCTGCAACCCAGGACTCAGGATTTCATAAATATtggagaataaaaggaaattacatGAATCTTTATACAGGAGAAATAGGGTGCTCATAGCCCATGTGAGTTTGTTGGGAATGACATCTGTCTGCCTGTACCATCTGTGCAGAGTCAGTGCCAGCCCTTGACCAGTTGCCAGAGGACCCCCTTGGGTGAAGCTGAAGGGAGGCCTTCTCTGTTCTCTGTCTACCGTCTGGGGAAACGGGGAGCACCTTCCCACCCTGTTGCTGGGATAGACGTAAGCAGTTGCTATTTGTGAACTCACTAAGTCTAgttcagtggttcccaaacttgaGCATGCCTGCCAGTCACCCGGGAGACTTGCCCACATGCAgatggcctggccctgccccagctggAAGGGTGGGTttggagaatttgcatttccaggaggttcccaggtgatgcctCTCTGCAAGCAACGCACTTAGAGAAACACTGCTCCAGTTACAGCCGCCTCCCCAGATGCTAAAAGGCTCGTTAAGTCTTTGAACTTGTAAGGTGGGTAATGTCCCTCCCTGCCTAGCTTGGGTGCAGGAGCTCGTATTTGAGCAGTAATGTTTATTGGAATGTTGGGGAGAAGGCACTTGCAGAGCTTCCTTTTGATCTCATCAGCAGCACTGATACAGTCAGCAGACATTTACAGGCTAAGATCATCTGGAAGTtgacaagctttttttttttttttgagatggtgaAATGATGATTCAAAAGGATTGTAAGTGTGTTGGGATGGAAGAAATACCAATGTGATGGGATGGGCTCCGAGTATTCAGGGCTCACACCCAGTGTTTAGCAGACTGGCTACCGGCTGTCTCAGTGGGGGTCACCAGGACCCTGAGGTCCTGAAAGAAACCATCAGGAATTTTGAGTTCAAATAGCTATGCTGTAGTGTTACCATATAGGACATAAACAGTCACATAAGCTATATAAAAGTTATGATACATCTTcctttttgagaaatttttattttggtgaaatgctatatttaaatttttttcaaaaaaatttatttcaacacATTCATTGAGCATCTGATATGCTTGGCATGAGGAGAGCAAGGTGTCCCTACCCTCGAGGAGCGTCCAGTGTGGTAAAGGACAGCTGCTGCATAGATTTCATCACGACAGAGGGCAGGTAAGTTCTATGGTTCTGTGCCAGCTTTGATAAAGCTCATTCCTCATACAATCTATGAAGGTGATTTAGAGGAGGGCGGGACTATGGGATGTCCCCTATAGGATATCTGGAGGGTATCTGATGATAAGATGGATTCTGGAACCCTGCTATTTTGATTTCCCCTAAACCCAAATTGGCAAAGATCCTGATTCTTCTTTTGGGTGAGGATTCAGTGAGGAGCTTGTGACAGGAAGGTCCAGCTGCAGGCCGTGAGGGCTGCCTGGGGGAGGCAAAGGTTGCAGTGAAGGCACTTGTTGGAGCCCATGGGGCTCTTTGCAAGGACAGCTCTCTATTCACGGATGGGGATGGAAGCAGGGCCTGACAGGATGTGACAGACAAAGGAACAATGACTACAGGAATAGGCAAAATGTCCCTGAGGAGGAGGGAAGATGTGGCAATAGCATGTCAATAGGGAAGGCATATTTTAGAAAGGAATTGCCCCTTAAAAACCTGATGACAGTGAcagagatcaaggtgccagcaggttcagTGCCTGGTAAAGGCtgcctctctgcttccaagatgtcACCTTATTGCTGCCCCCGCCAGAAGGGGGAATGCCATGTCCTCACACAGAGGAGGGCAAGCAGCCCAATGCGCTGTGTGAGACGCCTCTTATGTGGccttaatcccattcacaagggagGGGCCCTCGTGGTGGAATCACCTCTTAACCCCGCTCCTTAATACTACCACATTGGCAGCGCCCGGTTTTTGAAGgcaacacattcaaaccacagcacccGCCTTCCTCGGAACCATCTCAAACCCCTTGTTGTCTGTGGTTCTATTCCTTCTCACGTCACCAAAACCTTTCTCAAATCGTCAGTGGCTTCCTAAACCCTGAGACAGTGGCCTTTTCTCCATCCTCTTTTTATACTTTGCCTCATCC carries:
- the SMKR1 gene encoding small lysine-rich protein 1, producing MPKKGKKGRGGRGKSHGKKQKKPDVDILSPAAMLNLYYIAHNAADCLYLRGFRWPGAPKGKKGKSKT